Sequence from the Panicum virgatum strain AP13 chromosome 5N, P.virgatum_v5, whole genome shotgun sequence genome:
CTACGGCACATCCGGGCCCACATACCACCATCCAACGCCGTCCACGGGGAGGATAGTGGAGGGAAGGCCGGCAAAAGAGGCGCGAGGAGATCCAAAAGAGGGGATCATGTCTCGTTACCGGCATTTGATGAGACAGGCAACCAAGGATCATGGAGAATGGCAAAGCAGGGACACTTGCGGCGTAGTTTGCTGGCGATAACTTGTGTAGAGTCATCAGGGAGGGGCAACAAGGAGCAAGAAGCCACAAAAGGGGGGAGGGCAGCCAGGGAGCCCACCATGTCGAAATGCAGACGTGCTTTGCATCGATGCCTTCAGAAAGGAACCGACACATACAGACGCCATCATCGATGTCCATAGCGAGGTTGGGGGAGAGTAGCAAAACCAGGGCTGATGGGGCAAGGCAACTTTGAGCACTCCAATGACCCCTTCAGGAAGGGAACTGACGTCCGTAGACGCCATCATCATTGTCAGAGCACTCAGGGGATTTTCATCCCAGGGATGCTGCCCGTGCCCGCCCGGTTGCTCATTCCTCCCGGAGAGGCAAATCAGGCTCGGCGCTCCACGGACGCGCAGCCCCACCGCCGGCAAGCCCGCGGCCAAACTGCGCGCACTGAGCTGCCCCTGCAAACGCAACACGAAGAAAACAGGGCATGCTGCCCCACCGCCGGCTTGCCCGCGGCCAAACTGCACGCCCCGCTCCTTCTCCGCTGCAGGGTTTCCGAACTGAGAAGCCATACGTCACTGACACCGGCACCACCCAGCGCCGTCTTCACCTTTGCAAGGAGCAGCGTGACGTtggaggaggagccgccgcACCAACATGGCCCTTCAAGCAGGCTCCCGACGCGCTGCCCTTCGGCCACCAGCAGGAGGAGCCACCCCGGGCAGCAAAGCTCCGAGAGGGCGATGACGATGAGGGGCCATGGGGTCCgacgcgtcgtcgtcgtcccggCCGTCGGCCGGCTCATCAAAGAGGGCGCGCAAGTGGCAGGCCCATCGCGCGCGTACCGGTAGCCCCAGACCCCGAAGTCGGCGGCACAGCGCCGACCCGCGGTGGATCCGGTCCCAGGGGGCAGAGACAGCGGCCGACCTTGCTGGGGACGACCGGCGACTGGCTTCGAAAAGGCCACCCACATGTCGTCGGGAGCGAGCAGATGGGAGGCGACCGCACCCCGACACCCGCATCCCGCCTGGCTGCGCCGCCTGGGTGCCGTAGATCCGGGGTGGGTTTCGCCGGATCCGCCCTCAGAGGGCACAGATCTGGCCCGCCCCCGGTCGCCGGCCACCATTCCCCATAGAGCTCCAGAGGTagacaggggagggggaaggagaggaggggagtGAGGCTGAGGTCGCTGCTGCGGGTGGCCTTGTTGGGCGCCgcggctggccgccgccgccactaatccgatgagcagcggcggcggccggtgggtggggagcccggcggcggcgacggtggggaGCCCCCGAGTCGCCTCTGTACGGAGACGacgcgggggcgggggggggggcctCCCGATTTCGATTTGAAGAGGTTTTGTATCGGATCAGTGAAGAAAAGTGCAATAATGATATTTCTGCTGGATGTTCAGCCCCCAACcacgtactccctccgttgTTCGGGAATGGATAATTTTTGTGACAAGACGTTCCGGGCAGTAAGAAACAGTGCCCACATATAGGGTGGGGGTGCGTGGggtgggggggtggggggggcaCAAAAACAAGGCATGTTGCGAGTTTTTCATCACCGACGGTGCATCAGCGTCATCATGTCACCCAATTGTCTCGCCCAAGACATTACTTTCATTTGTCCAGCTATATATTCTGACAACTATACATCAATCGAACCGGCCGGGCACGGATTTGCTATTTTCTTGGGGGCCTAGCCCATCAGCGAAAGCGAGATTAGTTAGACTGGTACTTAATCTATTTCAAATTATGGATTATTTTAGCTTTtgaatgtatctagaaaagctaaaatGACCTACATTTTAGAACGGATGGATAGAAACTCATATTGAGTTAACTTGTGAGTCAAACTAATAATTAACAATAATCAAGTTAATCTCACAGCCTTGTCGCATAAACCAAAACTTCTCAATTATCTACAAATAGCAAGATTTGTAGATACAGTCTGTGCGACTATATATACGAGCGCATAAATAGCTGTAGCAACATTTAAAAAAAACGAACCGGCAGGAGGAGcataagtactccctccgttccaaattataggtcgtttgactttttttacaccaagtttgaccactcgtcttattcaaaaaatttatgcaaacatagtcaaatttaaaccaTTTTTCGAGAACttgtattaataaagcaagccacaacaaaaaaagtgatgttttgcacaaatttttgaataagacgagtggtcaaacttgaggttgaaaaagtcAAATGACCTTAGCAACTAGTCAAACGCATATCCAGGATGCTTCAGGTACTGACATATCCAATTTATTTATACACCAAACTGAAACAATGATATCCATGACTCGACCCTTTACATATAAAAACGCGTGTGCTCCCTATGCCAGTAGAACAATCTTGTAACGGATGGGACAAACAATAGTTGAAAATCACGACATAGCTAGACAAAGCTTGTACACTTTTCTTGTCGACAAATCCATCAccgaattcaaataaaaaaatcacattTGACAAGGGCTTTAGCAGTGAGGTAGgtccaatggcggcggcggcaccgatgTCTCTGCCGTGGGCCCGTCCTGAACCTCGAACACCATTCCCAGCCCCAGATCAAGGTGCGCGTCGAAGTGGCAGTGCATGAACCACATCCCTGCAGATATATACAATTTATTTGATCCTTATTAGTTATTAATAGTACATTTGGATCGATgcaatgaaataaataaatacagtATGATTTCTGCAAAATGTTGGGTACAAATTCGTTCTTTACCAGGGTTGTTTGCGACGAAGCGGATGACGGCCCAGCCACCGGTGGGGACGGCGACAGTGTTGCGCTCCTGCGGGTTGACGAGGTTGAACTTgaaccccggcgccgccgcggcctcgtcgtAGTTGCCGAAGCCCTGCGCGAGGACGAAGAAGTTGAAGCCGTGGAGGTGCATGGGGTGGCTCTCCTTGGCGATCAGCCGCGTGTTCTGCAGCACCATCTCCACCGTCTCGTTGTACCGCAGCGTCCGCACCTTGGTGGACTTGGTCGTGTACTTGAGCTCGTCGGTGTCACTGGCGTCCGCGGTGTAGTCGAAGATCACCGGCGGCCGGTCGGGGAAGTCGCGGGTGTAGACGCCCGACGCGTTCCCGTCGTAGTGCGCCTGGAGCATGGACGGCGAGCCGGCgtcggggaggaggaaggacgCGTTGTTCATGCTGGAGGAGAAGATGCGGGGACGCGTCCCGTCGGTCGTGTTGCACAGCGTCTGCTTCGGCTGGCAGTCGCCGTTGCCGAGCCCGACGGTGACGAACATGCGCGTGTCCACGGACAGCGGCACCGTCGGCTTGCCGGGGAGCACCAGCGCGGTGAGGTTGGAGAGGAACCGGAACGCGGTGGCCGTGTCGTTGTTCTGCGTCGGCGGTGGCAGCTGCGGCGTCTCGtccccggccgcgccggcgtACTCGACGACGGCCCTGGCGGTGGCCGGGTTGAACGGCGGGGTCCCGCCGACGGCGCTGTCGTAGGGCGTCGCCACCATGTAGTACCTGCCGggggcggcgcccgcggccgccatgAGGGCGTCCACGGTCTGCCCCGGCgctaccaccaccacgtccGTTTCGTACGGCGTCGTgtaggcggcgtcggcggcgacgacggtgaAGCTGTGGTTGGCCACCCGGAGGAACATGGGCGTGTTGAGCGCGGCGTTGATGATCCGGAGCAGGTACGTCTCGTTCCGCCGCACATGAAACTTGTACGTCtggtcggcggcggagcagtTGCTGTAGGGGTCGCCCGGCTTGCCGTTGATGGTGTAGGCGTTGGCGGGGCCCGTGACGTTGCCGGAGAGGAACGCCGTGCGCTCCAGGTCGTAGACGTTGGCGTTCCACCactcgccgaggaggaggacctCCTCGCGGTGGGGCTTCGGGGAGGAGGGGtaggaggcggcgccgccgcggggtcgGATGACTAGCGCGCCGTAGACGGTGGCGCGGAGGAAGGAGATGTGCGCGTGCCACCACAGCGTGCCTTCCTGGCCCGTCACGTTGAAGCGGTACGTGTAGTTGCACCCCGGCTTCACGGGGCACTGCGTCACCATCGACGGGCCGTCCGCCCACGGCGAGCCGCGCTggaacacgccgtgcctgcagcGAATTCAATTTACTGTTAGGTTTTTCATTAGCACGCTCAGACAAAAACGATTTCAGCTATACATGTGTGTGCAAATTCTTTTACCACTGTTGCCAGTAAGTGAATCTATCTATAATGATGTTAGCAAGCAAATTAAGTACCCTTGGGGATGAGCAATAAGGTACGATCTACTAGCTATAGGTAATTTTGACACGTCTAAAGCTATTTATTAAAGTGGATCGGAAGCTGAAACGTCAACGAGGAGACCTCTCGGGGATGTAGGGTTTTGCTACGTTTGATGTTGCACTGGTTTACACGAGACTTTATCCTTCCACAAATGATGTTACTCTTAGAATTATTGACCTCGGTCAAGATCTAATTGGGCCGAAAGGCCCAATCCTAATCCAATTAAATTAATCTCTGTTAGTTGCCTTTGATCGGGAGGCAAACTCAGCTCATTTAAGGGCCCGGCCCCAAATCTACAGCACTATATAACCAAGGGAAAATCCCTGGTTTTCCCTAAGCGTGATTACTCACGAGTTTAGCCGTCAAGGTTAGCATATCCCTAACCTAACCGATCTCTAAGGTGCTGGAAGGCTTGGAAGTACGGTGTCCCTCGATCTGCATCTACATCAGCCCTACTGCTTCGACTACAGAGGCGTTCATGGATCCAATTAGTTCTGGTCAATATTAATATAAGTTTTTCCGCATATAGTTTACTTAGTGATCATGATTAGGCTAAACTAAGATCATGTTCATAGTTAATTAGTTCTAACAATCGGTATCAAGAGTCTTCTTAGATCTGTCATGGTCCTAATCAAGAGCCATTTTGTTCTAAGCTTTTGTTGATCTCTGATTGGATCTGTTCATGCACGATCTACCTTCTTTTAAGCCATGTTCATGCCTCTGTTGTCCGTTTAAGATGCATATGACTGTGCAAATTAGATCTTATGGCACAGTTAAATTTGAATTAAGTTTTAGATGCAATTAGTTCTTGCAGAAAAGCTTTATGTTTTAATCGTGCATGATTAGATCTAAATCAAGGTTAATTAGATTTCTGATcacgagattagatctaatctatttTGGTTTAGGTCAAGTTTAAAATTTTTCTTGATCTGTTAATGCTAAGTGTCTCGGATTAATGTAAATCATTAATGTTTATGCTAATTCATGGTTAGGCCGAGACAAATTTAATGATTAAGTTAAGGAATTATGCAATTAGGGATCTAGGGTTTCGGTACTAAGTTTTTCCCCAAAATTAAGCCTCTGTTTATGTTAATTTCCGCAAATTAgatccaaatcatgagtttacaTGCATCAGGATAAGCATTTGAGAAGAAGGGGAATGCAAATTTCAGATCGCATAAAAAATCCCCAAATTTTcatgaaccctaaccctaagattACCTGGACGGCGACTATGAGTTCGATCGCCATGCCGCTGGCGTGAAAGTATGGTACCCCAGTGGAGCCCCTCGACGGGATGCCGCGCGTCCAGGACGCACGCGCACACCGGCGAGAGGGCCCACAGGAGTACCTTGAAGGCTGGTGGCGCATCAGGAAGACCGGTGCATGAAGACGCGCCCGCGCGGCTCTGCGGCGCACGCACGCACCAGAGGCGGCTGCAGGACAGAGCCAGCGGCGCGTGCCGCGGCCTGCGCCGCCCACTGCGCCCGGCGCGGGGCCCGCGCATGAGGCAG
This genomic interval carries:
- the LOC120672759 gene encoding laccase-25-like; the protein is MAWPWLLPLGLFFAASVAQAAVVEHTFNVGNLSISQLCEQAMIITAVNGRLPGPTIKVREGDTVVVHLVNESPYNMTIHWHGVFQRGSPWADGPSMVTQCPVKPGCNYTYRFNVTGQEGTLWWHAHISFLRATVYGALVIRPRGGAASYPSSPKPHREEVLLLGEWWNANVYDLERTAFLSGNVTGPANAYTINGKPGDPYSNCSAADQTYKFHVRRNETYLLRIINAALNTPMFLRVANHSFTVVAADAAYTTPYETDVVVVAPGQTVDALMAAAGAAPGRYYMVATPYDSAVGGTPPFNPATARAVVEYAGAAGDETPQLPPPTQNNDTATAFRFLSNLTALVLPGKPTVPLSVDTRMFVTVGLGNGDCQPKQTLCNTTDGTRPRIFSSSMNNASFLLPDAGSPSMLQAHYDGNASGVYTRDFPDRPPVIFDYTADASDTDELKYTTKSTKVRTLRYNETVEMVLQNTRLIAKESHPMHLHGFNFFVLAQGFGNYDEAAAAPGFKFNLVNPQERNTVAVPTGGWAVIRFVANNPGMWFMHCHFDAHLDLGLGMVFEVQDGPTAETSVPPPPLDLPHC